In the genome of Quercus robur chromosome 3, dhQueRobu3.1, whole genome shotgun sequence, one region contains:
- the LOC126719135 gene encoding wall-associated receptor kinase-like 20, with amino-acid sequence MNTLVRIVMMFLFLILVTHVSEAYNTCPKCGSIDVPYPLSTDDNCGDPRYKVYCNNGILEFLSARGFYYKILSINPRAYKLIISPPPIQKGTCYSSDFSSEGLKLDENLPFNISTDNTVTLFNCTDRLLYSPLNCSSTSFCRQFEDNVEEGIGCKNTLCCHCLKDSAMTSHMIRIRAIGCTAYTSMVNMKPGSSFDSWTYGIGLQWVPLN; translated from the coding sequence ATGAACACTTTAGTGAGGATAGTTATgatgtttctttttctcattttagtAACCCATGTGTCAGAAGCATACAATACTTGCCCTAAATGTGGCAGCATTGATGTTCCATACCCTCTTAGCACTGATGACAACTGTGGAGACCCTAGGTATAAAGTCTATTGCAACAATGGCATTCTTGAGTTCTTGTCAGCTAGAGGGTTTTACTACAAGATCCTCAGTATTAATCCAAGAGCTTATAAGCTCATTATAAGCCCACCCCCAATACAGAAAGGCACATGTTATTCTTCTGATTTCAGTTCAGAAGGGTTAAAGCTTGATGAGAACTTGCCCTTCAACATATCAACTGATAACACTGTCACGTTGTTTAATTGCACTGACCGCCTTCTTTACTCGCCTCTGAATTGTTCTTCAACCAGCTTTTGTAGGCAGTTTGAAGACAATGTGGAGGAGGGAATTGGGTGTAAGAATACCCTTTGCTGCCATTGCTTGAAAGATTCTGCCATGACTTCACATATGATAAGGATCAGGGCTATAGGGTGCACTGCTTATACTTCAATGGTGAATATGAAGCCTGGATCTTCCTTTGATTCATGGACTTATGGTATTGGGCTTCAATGGGTGCCCCTCAATTGA
- the LOC126720028 gene encoding wall-associated receptor kinase-like 20 codes for MVMMFLFLILGTHVLEAYNTCPTCGSIDVPYPLSTDDNCGDPRYKVYCNNGILEFLSAAGFSYKILSINPSAYKLIISPPPIQKGTCYSSDFSSEGLKLDENLPFNISTHNTVMLFNCSDHILFSPLNCSSISFCRQFEDNVEEGIGCKNTLCCHYLKDSAMTSHMIRIRAVGCTAYTSMVNMKPGSSFDSWTYGIELQWVPPN; via the coding sequence ATGGTTATgatgtttctttttctcattttaggAACCCATGTGTTAGAAGCATACAATACTTGCCCTACCTGTGGCAGCATTGATGTTCCATACCCTCTTAGCACTGATGACAACTGTGGAGACCCTAGGTATAAAGTCTACTGCAACAATGGCATTCTTGAGTTCTTGTCAGCTGCAGGGTTTTCCTACAAGATCCTTAGTATTAATCCAAGTGCTTATAAGCTCATTATAAGCCCACCCCCAATACAGAAAGGCACATGTTATTCTTCCGATTTCAGTTCAGAAGGTTTAAAGCTTGATGAGAACTTGCCCTTCAACATATCAACTCATAACACTGTCATGTTGTTTAATTGTTCTGACcacattcttttctcacccTTGAATTGTTCTTCAATCAGCTTTTGTAGGCAGTTTGAGGACAATGTGGAGGAGGGAATTGGGTGTAAGAATACCCTTTGCTGCCATTACTTGAAAGATTCTGCCATGACTTCACATATGATTAGGATCCGGGCGGTAGGGTGCACTGCTTATACTTCAATGGTGAATATGAAGCCTGGATCTTCCTTTGATTCATGGACCTATGGTATTGAGCTGCAATGGGTGCCCCCCAATTGA